One genomic window of Actinoalloteichus hoggarensis includes the following:
- a CDS encoding OsmC family protein, whose amino-acid sequence MTREHHYEVTVSWRGNTGTGTSGYRSYERSHDLASAGLPIIEGSADPAFVGDASRWNPEQLLLGALSQCHMLSYLALCSLGRVVVVAYEDSARGLLHESARTRGRFTEVILAPLVTVASESMVTEATALHRRAHEVCFIANSVNFPVRHVPTIRVPAGHD is encoded by the coding sequence ATGACCCGCGAGCACCACTACGAGGTGACGGTGTCCTGGCGTGGGAACACCGGGACGGGCACGTCCGGGTATCGCTCCTACGAGCGGTCGCACGACCTCGCGTCGGCGGGTCTGCCGATCATCGAGGGCAGCGCCGACCCGGCCTTCGTGGGCGACGCGAGCCGGTGGAACCCCGAACAGCTCCTCCTCGGCGCGCTGTCCCAGTGCCACATGCTGAGTTATCTCGCGCTGTGCTCGCTCGGCCGGGTCGTGGTGGTGGCGTACGAGGACTCCGCACGCGGGCTGCTGCACGAGTCCGCCCGCACTCGGGGGCGGTTCACCGAGGTGATCCTGGCGCCACTGGTCACCGTGGCGAGCGAGTCCATGGTGACCGAGGCGACGGCGTTGCATCGACGGGCACACGAGGTGTGCTTCATCGCCAACTCGGTGAACTTCCCGGTTCGGCACGTGCCGACGATCCGGGTACCCGCCGGGCACGACTGA
- a CDS encoding TetR/AcrR family transcriptional regulator, producing MAFILEAAAQLFDRDGLAATTNHIADRAGVSIGTVYQYFPNKQALLYALTLRHIDSLAARLDAVCADLRRREPPFVDTMTVLATEIAALHRDRPRLHALMHQNSPRVPEGLARLQTLTERLIAEVAGHLRRCDRGAEDATVTAATLVHALDAQLHHVLLELPDEVDQVDRLVTLALAIADARRPA from the coding sequence GTGGCCTTCATCCTGGAGGCCGCTGCTCAGCTTTTCGACCGTGACGGCCTGGCCGCGACGACCAACCACATCGCCGACCGGGCCGGCGTGTCCATCGGAACCGTGTACCAGTACTTCCCGAACAAGCAGGCCCTGCTCTACGCCCTGACCCTGCGCCACATCGATTCGCTCGCCGCCCGTCTGGACGCCGTGTGCGCCGATCTCCGCCGCCGGGAGCCTCCGTTCGTCGACACGATGACCGTGCTCGCGACCGAGATCGCCGCGCTGCATCGTGACCGGCCCCGACTGCACGCGCTGATGCACCAGAACTCTCCGAGGGTCCCGGAGGGCCTCGCGAGGCTGCAGACGCTGACCGAGCGCCTGATCGCCGAGGTGGCCGGGCATCTGCGCCGATGTGACCGGGGAGCCGAGGACGCGACCGTGACGGCCGCGACGCTCGTGCACGCGCTCGACGCCCAGCTGCACCACGTCCTGCTCGAACTGCCCGACGAGGTCGACCAGGTCGACCGCCTGGTCACCCTGGCGCTCGCGATCGCCGATGCCCGACGGCCCGCCTGA
- a CDS encoding alpha/beta hydrolase, protein MHDDYLALLPEELRPRPLPARRSTWWRWRDMDVHIERVGESDAPRRALLLHGAGGNAAAMWPVAAQLAGHGVELIVPDLPGFGRTRAPRRGALRLAHWIDLACDLLRAERRDDARPLTLIGASMSGMIAYEVAARTGLADRVVVTCLVDPRDARVRRKAARYPWLGAVARPVLRWAAGPLAGVEMPLRLLVNMRKMSNVPALVDLVLRDRRGGGNRMPLGFVRSFLDAVPSVEPERFTACEIVLAHPAADGWTPVEISLPFFDRIAGPRRLVMLPDAGHFPIEAAGMRTLVELLAEGRRPGESGGGRASARP, encoded by the coding sequence GTGCATGACGACTACCTGGCATTACTGCCCGAGGAGCTACGCCCCCGCCCGCTGCCCGCCCGTCGCTCCACCTGGTGGCGGTGGCGCGACATGGACGTCCACATCGAGCGGGTGGGCGAATCGGACGCACCTCGTCGTGCGCTGCTGTTGCACGGCGCGGGCGGCAACGCGGCGGCGATGTGGCCGGTGGCGGCTCAGCTCGCCGGGCACGGCGTCGAACTGATCGTCCCGGACCTGCCCGGCTTCGGCCGGACCCGTGCTCCTCGGCGTGGCGCGCTGCGCCTTGCGCACTGGATCGACCTGGCCTGCGACCTGCTGCGGGCCGAGCGTCGCGACGACGCGCGACCGCTGACGCTGATCGGCGCCAGCATGAGCGGGATGATCGCCTACGAGGTCGCCGCACGGACCGGTCTCGCCGACCGGGTCGTCGTCACCTGCCTGGTGGACCCGCGCGACGCCCGTGTGCGGCGGAAGGCGGCTCGATACCCGTGGCTGGGCGCCGTCGCGAGGCCCGTGCTGCGGTGGGCGGCGGGTCCGCTCGCCGGAGTCGAGATGCCGCTGCGTCTGCTGGTGAACATGCGGAAGATGAGCAACGTCCCGGCGCTGGTCGACCTGGTCCTTCGGGATCGCCGAGGCGGCGGCAACCGGATGCCGCTCGGCTTCGTGCGCAGTTTCCTGGACGCGGTCCCCAGCGTGGAGCCGGAGCGATTCACCGCCTGCGAGATCGTCTTGGCGCATCCGGCCGCGGACGGCTGGACCCCGGTGGAGATCAGCCTGCCGTTCTTCGACCGGATCGCGGGCCCGCGGCGACTGGTGATGCTGCCGGACGCCGGGCACTTCCCCATCGAGGCCGCCGGGATGCGGACTCTCGTGGAACTGCTCGCCGAGGGCCGCCGACCCGGCGAGTCCGGTGGGGGCCGGGCGAGCGCACGGCCATGA
- a CDS encoding amidase yields the protein MCEDEEATVGDDLAESTAVELRAAYDRGETTPREAAEAVLARIDRLDGEVNAFCLLDQETTLAAADAATDRLRRGAVRGPLDGIPVSIKDVLLTKGWPTMRGSRSTDVSQPWDADGPSVARLREQGAVFVGKTTTPELAWKGVTDGPLTGVTRNPWDTSRTAGGSSGGGAAAVALGMAPLTLGTDGGGSVRIPGSFCGVFALKPTYGLISHFPSSPFGTLAHVGPMTRTVADAALLLDAVAVPDPRDWSALPAPATPFTETLDAGVRGLRIAFSPDLGYVEVDEEVAMRVAAAVEVFTELGATVERVDPGFADPVEEFHTLWFAGAAKSLETLTDRQRAELDPGLREIAEQGAGYSALDYLTANAARAALGALMGRFHERYDLLVTPTMPIPAFEAGRESPVGSSEPRWTSWTRFTYPFNMTQQPAATVPCGFTRAGLPVGMQVVGPRHADAAVLAACRAFETARPWQGRRPVIAGG from the coding sequence ATGTGCGAGGACGAGGAGGCAACGGTGGGCGACGACCTGGCGGAGTCGACGGCAGTGGAGTTGCGGGCCGCCTACGATCGGGGCGAGACGACGCCTCGCGAGGCGGCCGAGGCGGTGCTCGCCAGGATCGACCGGCTCGACGGGGAGGTCAACGCCTTCTGCCTGCTCGACCAGGAGACGACGCTGGCGGCGGCCGACGCGGCCACCGATCGGCTGCGCCGGGGAGCGGTACGGGGTCCGCTCGACGGCATCCCGGTCTCCATCAAGGACGTGCTGCTCACCAAGGGCTGGCCGACCATGCGGGGGTCACGCTCGACCGACGTCTCGCAGCCCTGGGACGCCGACGGACCGTCGGTGGCCCGGCTGCGGGAACAGGGCGCGGTGTTCGTCGGCAAGACCACCACGCCGGAGCTGGCGTGGAAGGGCGTCACCGACGGTCCGCTGACCGGCGTCACCCGCAACCCCTGGGACACCAGTAGGACGGCGGGCGGTTCCAGCGGCGGCGGCGCGGCGGCCGTGGCGCTGGGCATGGCGCCGCTGACGCTGGGCACCGACGGCGGCGGATCGGTGCGCATCCCCGGCAGCTTCTGCGGAGTCTTCGCCCTGAAGCCCACCTACGGCCTGATCTCACACTTCCCGAGCAGCCCGTTCGGCACCCTGGCCCACGTCGGCCCGATGACCAGGACGGTCGCCGACGCCGCGCTGCTGCTCGACGCGGTCGCGGTCCCCGACCCTCGAGACTGGTCGGCCCTGCCCGCTCCGGCGACGCCCTTCACCGAGACCCTCGACGCGGGCGTGCGGGGTCTGCGAATCGCCTTCAGTCCGGATCTCGGCTACGTCGAGGTGGACGAGGAGGTCGCGATGCGGGTCGCGGCGGCGGTCGAGGTGTTCACCGAACTGGGCGCCACCGTCGAGCGGGTCGACCCCGGCTTCGCCGACCCGGTGGAGGAGTTCCACACGCTGTGGTTCGCCGGAGCGGCGAAATCCCTGGAGACGTTGACGGATCGACAGCGCGCGGAGCTCGATCCGGGGCTGCGGGAGATCGCCGAGCAGGGCGCGGGGTACTCGGCGCTGGACTATCTCACCGCCAACGCCGCGCGTGCCGCCCTCGGCGCGTTGATGGGCCGGTTCCACGAGCGCTACGACCTGCTGGTGACCCCCACGATGCCCATCCCCGCGTTCGAGGCCGGTCGGGAGTCGCCCGTCGGGTCGAGCGAGCCGAGGTGGACCAGCTGGACTCGGTTCACCTACCCCTTCAACATGACTCAGCAGCCCGCCGCCACCGTGCCGTGTGGCTTCACCCGTGCCGGACTGCCCGTCGGCATGCAGGTGGTCGGGCCTCGACATGCCGACGCGGCCGTCCTGGCGGCCTGTCGGGCCTTCGAGACGGCACGGCCGTGGCAGGGCCGCCGCCCGGTGATCGCGGGCGGCTGA
- a CDS encoding D-2-hydroxyacid dehydrogenase, with the protein MSPLARPVVAVLHDGVDVLPPSTELDDLAEVRPAVADELAEALRGADVLLAWDFSSGAVERAWHGVDSLRWVHTASAGVDRLLFPALLEDPGITLTNSRGVFDQPIAEYVLGLVLTYAKDLHTTVDLHRERRWQHRETERVAGRRALVIGTGPIGRATGRLLRAAGLHVEGVGRRERADDPDLGRVHAAEDLLTALPHADFVVCAAPLTPSTRGMIDAAALAAMRPEARFINVGRGALVDEEALVEALRSGELAGAALDVVASEPLDPDSPLWTLPGVIISPHMSGDVVGWRAELLALFLANLRRYRADEALENVVDKTRGYVSTT; encoded by the coding sequence ATGTCGCCACTCGCCCGCCCGGTCGTCGCCGTCCTGCACGACGGCGTCGACGTCCTGCCGCCGTCGACCGAACTCGACGATCTCGCCGAGGTCCGGCCCGCCGTCGCCGACGAGCTGGCGGAGGCGCTCCGCGGCGCCGACGTACTGCTGGCCTGGGACTTCTCCTCCGGAGCCGTCGAGCGTGCCTGGCACGGGGTCGACTCCCTGCGCTGGGTGCACACCGCGAGCGCGGGCGTCGACCGGCTCCTCTTCCCCGCACTGCTGGAGGACCCCGGCATCACGCTCACCAACTCGCGCGGCGTCTTCGACCAGCCGATCGCCGAGTACGTCCTCGGGCTCGTCCTGACCTACGCCAAGGACCTCCACACCACCGTCGACCTGCATCGGGAACGCCGATGGCAGCATCGCGAGACCGAGCGCGTCGCGGGGCGCCGGGCGCTGGTCATCGGGACCGGTCCCATCGGGCGAGCCACCGGCAGGCTGCTGCGGGCCGCGGGCCTGCACGTCGAGGGCGTGGGCCGCCGGGAACGCGCGGACGATCCGGACCTCGGGCGAGTGCACGCCGCCGAGGACCTGCTCACCGCGCTGCCCCACGCCGACTTCGTCGTCTGCGCTGCCCCGCTCACCCCGTCCACCCGAGGCATGATCGACGCCGCCGCCCTGGCCGCGATGCGGCCCGAGGCACGCTTCATCAACGTCGGCCGGGGCGCGCTGGTCGACGAGGAGGCCCTGGTCGAGGCGCTGCGGTCGGGCGAACTCGCCGGAGCGGCCCTCGACGTCGTGGCCTCGGAGCCGCTCGACCCGGATTCTCCGCTGTGGACCCTGCCGGGAGTGATCATCTCGCCGCACATGTCCGGCGACGTCGTGGGCTGGCGCGCCGAACTGCTCGCGCTCTTCCTGGCCAACCTTCGTCGGTACCGCGCGGACGAGGCGTTGGAGAACGTGGTCGACAAGACCAGGGGCTACGTCAGCACCACCTGA
- a CDS encoding DUF3830 family protein — protein MTRHIQIELTKRGVSCVAELLDKDAPLTCEAVWQALPQGGDVYHAKYARNEVYTMVPRFAEVPPGLENPTVTPIPGDVMYFDFAGGMLDRRFKEEKDIHELPGVIDLAIFYGRNNLLLNGDVGWVPGNVYATIVEGLDEMAEACHDVWRSGAVGERLVYRRHAE, from the coding sequence ATGACTCGTCATATCCAGATCGAGCTCACCAAGCGCGGCGTGTCCTGTGTGGCCGAACTGCTGGACAAGGACGCCCCGTTGACCTGCGAGGCCGTCTGGCAGGCCCTGCCCCAGGGCGGCGACGTCTATCACGCGAAGTACGCGCGCAACGAGGTCTACACGATGGTGCCGCGTTTCGCGGAGGTGCCGCCCGGCCTGGAGAACCCGACCGTCACTCCCATTCCCGGCGACGTCATGTACTTCGACTTCGCGGGTGGGATGCTGGACCGCCGGTTCAAGGAGGAGAAGGACATCCACGAGCTCCCCGGCGTGATCGACCTGGCGATCTTCTACGGGCGCAACAACCTGCTGCTCAACGGCGACGTGGGCTGGGTGCCCGGCAACGTCTACGCCACCATCGTCGAGGGCCTGGACGAGATGGCCGAGGCATGCCACGACGTGTGGCGGTCCGGGGCGGTCGGAGAGCGCCTCGTCTACCGCAGGCACGCGGAGTGA
- a CDS encoding maleate cis-trans isomerase family protein, whose amino-acid sequence MVLETLGTVDGPYPDDGIGIVAPFDFALDRELWRWVPDQVTLHMTRVPYVPVPVTVEMATMISDEQAVHGATRDLLTPEPKVVAYACTSGSFVNGSLGEHALTTIMLEAGAPAAVTTSGALVEALRVLGVGKVAIATPYIGPINDRLIGFLGEYDIEAVSCQGLGLLNQIWKVSYQEVMEIVRAADRPDADAMFVSCTNLPTYDIIPLLERALGKPVLTANQVTMWGALRLLNRESLAVDQRLFQQARLPAA is encoded by the coding sequence ATGGTGCTCGAGACTCTCGGGACGGTCGACGGCCCGTACCCGGACGACGGGATCGGCATCGTCGCACCGTTCGACTTCGCGCTCGATCGTGAGCTGTGGCGCTGGGTGCCGGATCAGGTCACCCTGCACATGACCAGGGTTCCCTATGTCCCGGTGCCGGTCACCGTGGAGATGGCGACCATGATCAGTGACGAGCAGGCGGTGCACGGGGCGACCCGGGACCTGCTCACTCCGGAGCCCAAGGTGGTGGCCTACGCCTGCACCTCGGGCAGCTTCGTCAACGGCTCCCTGGGGGAGCACGCGCTGACCACGATCATGCTGGAGGCCGGGGCACCCGCCGCCGTCACGACCTCCGGCGCCCTCGTCGAGGCGCTGCGCGTGCTCGGCGTGGGCAAGGTGGCGATCGCCACCCCGTATATCGGGCCGATCAACGACCGGTTGATCGGCTTCCTCGGCGAGTACGACATCGAGGCCGTGTCCTGCCAGGGCCTCGGGCTGCTCAACCAGATCTGGAAGGTGTCCTACCAGGAGGTCATGGAGATCGTGCGCGCGGCGGACCGCCCCGATGCGGACGCGATGTTCGTGAGCTGCACGAACCTGCCCACCTACGACATCATCCCGCTGCTGGAGCGGGCATTGGGCAAACCGGTCCTCACCGCGAACCAGGTGACCATGTGGGGCGCGTTGCGCCTGCTCAATCGGGAGTCGCTCGCCGTGGACCAGCGTCTCTTCCAACAGGCGCGCCTCCCTGCGGCCTGA
- a CDS encoding maleate cis-trans isomerase family protein, translating into MTVTVGFLYPGYSAEDDYPTLEGLIGDGVRLPLVHTEMREDAHRVDALLDIGGDDVLAEGAAALRDHAVDAVVWACTSGSFVFGWDGATRQVERLAEAAGVPASSTSFAFVRALRELGLRRVAVAATYPADVAGRFAGFLARDGVEVVSLASRGIVTAAEVGTLTRADVLDFVAGHDHPAAEAVLVPDTALHTAMLLDDLTERLGKPVLTANQVSVWEGLRLVGRTASRGLGVLSGRRTE; encoded by the coding sequence GTGACCGTGACGGTGGGGTTTCTGTACCCGGGCTACAGCGCCGAGGACGACTACCCGACGCTGGAGGGCCTGATCGGCGACGGCGTGCGACTGCCGCTGGTCCACACCGAGATGCGCGAGGACGCCCATCGCGTCGACGCACTGCTCGACATCGGCGGCGACGACGTGTTGGCCGAGGGGGCCGCCGCCCTGCGTGATCACGCGGTCGACGCGGTGGTGTGGGCCTGTACCAGCGGCAGCTTCGTCTTCGGCTGGGACGGCGCGACGCGCCAGGTGGAGCGGCTCGCCGAGGCCGCGGGCGTGCCCGCGTCCAGCACCTCCTTCGCCTTCGTCCGGGCGCTGCGGGAACTCGGTCTGCGCCGAGTCGCGGTCGCGGCGACCTATCCGGCGGACGTCGCGGGCCGCTTCGCGGGCTTCCTGGCGCGCGACGGCGTGGAGGTCGTGTCGCTGGCCAGTCGGGGCATCGTGACCGCGGCGGAGGTGGGCACGCTCACCCGAGCCGACGTGCTCGACTTCGTCGCCGGACATGACCACCCCGCCGCCGAGGCCGTGCTCGTCCCGGACACCGCCCTGCACACCGCGATGCTGCTCGACGATCTCACGGAGCGACTGGGTAAACCGGTGCTGACCGCCAATCAGGTGAGCGTGTGGGAGGGTCTTCGCCTGGTGGGCCGGACGGCGTCCCGAGGCCTGGGCGTGTTGTCCGGCCGGAGAACGGAGTGA
- a CDS encoding GntR family transcriptional regulator yields the protein MVTVDTHPTSSGLAPLTRRSTAEIVAEQLRTAITRGELPPGGQLGEIDLANRLGVSRGPLREAMQRLVQEGLLRSEPHRGLFVIDLDDDDVRDIYRARSAIESAACRRIMEGDRAVAVSRLRDAHALMASAAASADADALADADHYFHQTLVSASGSPRLERMAETLLVETRMCLLALQGTTRHSGDTIDEHRGLVDAIEAGDEELLLSSLEAHMSEAVDRLTRHR from the coding sequence ATGGTGACCGTCGACACCCATCCGACGAGTAGCGGCCTGGCGCCGCTGACCAGGAGATCGACCGCCGAGATCGTCGCGGAACAGCTGCGTACCGCGATCACGCGGGGCGAGCTGCCCCCAGGTGGTCAACTCGGGGAGATCGACCTGGCGAACCGGCTCGGGGTGAGTCGGGGACCGCTGCGCGAGGCGATGCAGCGACTGGTGCAGGAGGGCCTGTTGCGCAGCGAGCCGCATCGAGGACTGTTCGTCATCGACCTCGACGACGATGACGTGCGGGACATCTATCGGGCCCGGTCGGCCATCGAGAGCGCCGCGTGCAGACGAATCATGGAAGGGGATCGGGCCGTCGCGGTCTCTCGGCTGCGGGACGCGCACGCCCTGATGGCCTCGGCCGCCGCCTCGGCGGACGCCGACGCGCTCGCCGACGCCGACCATTACTTCCACCAGACACTCGTGTCGGCGTCGGGCAGTCCCCGACTGGAGCGGATGGCCGAGACGCTGCTGGTAGAGACCCGCATGTGCCTGCTGGCCCTACAGGGTACGACCCGCCATTCCGGGGACACCATCGACGAGCATCGCGGCCTGGTCGACGCCATCGAGGCGGGCGACGAGGAACTGCTGCTGAGCAGCCTGGAGGCGCACATGAGCGAGGCCGTGGACCGGCTGACGCGGCACCGCTGA
- a CDS encoding NAD-dependent succinate-semialdehyde dehydrogenase — protein MTSVETVLKNTPKELFIGGGWVPASGGRTFDVDDPATGEVLCSVADASPADGVAALDAAVAAQPAWAAHPPRERGEILRRAFELLTARIDDLALLMTSEMGKPLADSRAEITYAAEFFRWFSEEAVRIDGGYQVAPNGTGRFLVMRQPVGPCLFVTPWNFPMAMGTRKIGPAIAAGCTSVIKPAHQTPLSMLALAEILREAGLPDGVLNVVPAMGAGELMEPLIRDGRARKLSFTGSTAVGRSLIEQSAEQVLRVSMELGGNAPFIVFDDADLDKAVDGAMLAKMRNMGEACTAANRIYAQAGIAEEFGRRLAERMGSLRVGHGVKEGVQVGPLIDAKARKKVTELVSDAVGRGATVVIGGEAPSGEGYDGGYFYSPTVLTGVPTDARMATEEIFGPVAPISVFQTEQEALDLANDTEYGLVSYVFTTDLGRGLRMSEGLETGMVGLNQGIVSNPAAPFGGVKASGLGREGGSTGIDEFLETKLVAIAT, from the coding sequence ATGACCAGCGTCGAGACGGTCCTGAAGAACACTCCGAAGGAACTGTTCATCGGAGGCGGCTGGGTGCCCGCCTCGGGTGGCCGGACCTTCGACGTCGACGATCCGGCCACCGGCGAGGTGCTGTGCTCGGTCGCCGACGCCTCCCCCGCCGACGGCGTCGCCGCGCTGGACGCCGCCGTGGCGGCGCAGCCCGCGTGGGCCGCGCATCCCCCCAGGGAACGCGGCGAGATCCTGCGCCGCGCCTTCGAACTGCTGACCGCGCGCATCGACGACCTCGCCCTGCTGATGACCTCGGAGATGGGCAAACCGCTGGCGGACTCCCGCGCGGAGATCACCTACGCCGCCGAGTTCTTCCGCTGGTTCTCCGAAGAGGCCGTGCGGATCGACGGCGGATACCAGGTCGCGCCGAACGGCACGGGCCGCTTCCTGGTGATGCGCCAGCCGGTCGGCCCCTGTCTGTTCGTCACGCCGTGGAACTTCCCGATGGCGATGGGCACCCGCAAGATCGGACCCGCGATCGCGGCGGGCTGCACCAGCGTGATCAAGCCGGCGCACCAGACGCCGCTGTCGATGCTGGCGCTCGCGGAGATCCTGCGCGAGGCGGGACTTCCCGACGGCGTCCTCAACGTGGTGCCCGCCATGGGGGCAGGCGAACTGATGGAGCCGCTGATCCGTGACGGCCGAGCACGCAAGCTCTCCTTCACCGGCTCGACCGCCGTCGGCCGCAGTCTCATCGAGCAGTCCGCCGAACAGGTCCTGCGTGTGTCGATGGAGCTCGGTGGCAACGCCCCGTTCATCGTCTTCGACGACGCCGACCTGGACAAGGCCGTGGACGGCGCGATGCTGGCCAAGATGCGCAACATGGGCGAGGCCTGCACGGCGGCCAATCGCATCTACGCCCAGGCCGGGATCGCCGAGGAGTTCGGCAGGCGACTCGCCGAGCGCATGGGGTCGCTGCGCGTCGGCCACGGTGTCAAGGAGGGCGTCCAGGTGGGACCGCTGATCGACGCCAAGGCCAGGAAGAAGGTCACCGAGCTGGTCTCGGACGCGGTCGGTCGGGGCGCGACGGTCGTCATCGGCGGCGAGGCTCCCTCCGGCGAGGGCTACGACGGCGGATACTTCTACTCCCCCACCGTGCTCACCGGCGTCCCGACGGACGCGCGGATGGCCACCGAGGAGATCTTCGGCCCGGTCGCCCCGATCAGCGTCTTCCAGACGGAGCAGGAGGCACTGGATCTGGCCAACGACACCGAGTACGGGCTGGTCAGCTACGTGTTCACCACAGACCTGGGGCGCGGCCTGCGGATGTCGGAAGGCCTGGAGACCGGCATGGTCGGCCTCAACCAGGGCATCGTCTCCAACCCGGCGGCGCCCTTCGGCGGAGTGAAGGCCTCTGGCCTCGGACGTGAGGGCGGCAGCACCGGCATCGACGAGTTCCTGGAGACCAAGCTGGTCGCCATCGCGACCTGA
- a CDS encoding aspartate aminotransferase family protein, giving the protein MAQLSPLLKQATPVQVARGEGVYLYDHDGRRYLDFTAGIGVTSTGHCHPKVVAAAQQQVATLIHGQYTTVMHQPLLTLTERLSEVLPAGLDSLFYVNSGSEAVEAALRLSRQSTGRQNVVVFQGSFHGRTFGAASLTTSGTKIRAGIGPLVPGVTVAPFPYAYRYGWSEKEAVDFALRELDYLLVTAAPAADIAAFFVEPVLGEGGYVPAPPGFLAGLRERADRHGILLVFDEVQTGFGRTGEFWGHQHFDVEPDILITAKGLASGFPLSAIAASTELMSRGLPGSQGGTYGGNAVACAAAVATLDVILEEGLVENAARTGERLLAGSRRIAADYAAVGDVRGLGLMVASEFVNPDGSPAPEIANRVHRTAADLGLLLLTCGPHGNVVRMIPPLVVDEAQIDQGLELWAKAVSSGLG; this is encoded by the coding sequence ATGGCTCAGTTGTCGCCACTGCTCAAGCAGGCAACTCCGGTGCAGGTCGCCCGAGGAGAGGGCGTCTATCTCTATGACCACGACGGTAGGCGCTATCTCGACTTCACCGCCGGAATCGGCGTCACGAGCACGGGACACTGCCATCCGAAGGTCGTCGCGGCCGCGCAGCAGCAGGTCGCCACGCTGATCCACGGCCAGTACACCACCGTCATGCACCAGCCGCTGCTCACGTTGACCGAACGGCTGAGCGAGGTGCTCCCCGCCGGGTTGGACTCGCTGTTCTACGTCAACTCCGGAAGCGAGGCGGTGGAGGCGGCCCTGCGTCTCTCCCGCCAGTCGACCGGCAGGCAGAACGTGGTGGTGTTCCAGGGCTCCTTCCACGGTCGAACCTTCGGTGCCGCGTCGCTGACGACCTCGGGAACCAAGATCCGCGCAGGCATCGGACCGCTCGTTCCCGGCGTCACCGTGGCACCGTTCCCCTACGCCTACCGCTACGGATGGTCCGAAAAGGAGGCCGTCGACTTCGCACTGCGGGAACTCGACTATCTCCTCGTCACCGCCGCCCCCGCCGCCGACATCGCCGCGTTCTTCGTCGAGCCCGTCCTCGGCGAGGGCGGCTACGTCCCCGCCCCGCCCGGGTTCCTCGCCGGGCTGCGGGAACGCGCCGACCGGCACGGGATCCTGCTCGTGTTCGACGAGGTGCAGACCGGCTTCGGGCGGACCGGCGAGTTCTGGGGACATCAGCACTTCGACGTCGAGCCCGACATCCTGATCACCGCCAAGGGGCTGGCCAGCGGCTTCCCGCTGTCCGCGATCGCCGCGAGCACCGAGCTGATGAGCCGAGGCCTGCCGGGCTCGCAGGGCGGAACCTACGGCGGCAACGCCGTGGCCTGCGCTGCGGCCGTGGCGACCCTGGACGTCATCCTGGAGGAGGGACTCGTCGAGAACGCGGCTCGGACCGGCGAGCGGCTGCTGGCCGGTTCCCGCCGGATCGCGGCCGATTACGCGGCCGTCGGCGATGTGCGCGGGCTGGGGCTGATGGTGGCCTCCGAGTTCGTGAACCCGGACGGCTCGCCCGCTCCAGAGATCGCGAACCGAGTGCATCGGACGGCGGCGGACCTCGGTCTGCTGCTGCTGACCTGTGGTCCGCACGGCAACGTGGTGCGGATGATCCCGCCGCTGGTCGTCGACGAGGCACAGATCGATCAAGGCCTCGAACTCTGGGCGAAGGCGGTGTCCTCCGGACTGGGCTGA